From one Triticum urartu cultivar G1812 chromosome 3, Tu2.1, whole genome shotgun sequence genomic stretch:
- the LOC125549381 gene encoding epidermis-specific secreted glycoprotein EP1-like produces the protein MMMHRATIIALICCLVEAGGARAQPFDYPAARLATTWANTDAALPHHVVYTDGSVARAALLRLNPAGLGPSYAFGFFCTASRPRGDGAAAPCTEFLLGVAVVYCNSGAGMTYVTAGVPQVVWSANRGSPVREGATTELTPEGDLVLRSSNGAVVWSAGTKGRSVAGARIGSDGNLVLFDGRNATVWQSFDHPTNALLVGQSLKHGARLTANVSAADWRDGRLYLAVGDDGLSAYVNAAPPQRYYQLGLSETSPGAYATYTNGSLTVSARPGAPPLAAMELPTVGAGTVQYMRLEHDGHLRIYEWRSGWAPVFDVLRLFPDGGCAFPTACGAYGVCTADTQCSCPDAANFRPVDFRRPNRGCVPTTPPPTSCRPSRRPRTQHRLVSLPGTAYFNDHGTSMRAVERVSEEACKKACLDDCACAAAQFYYGPDAGDGSCYLQSEVFSMQTVQPDVVHYNSTMHIKVQVKPARN, from the coding sequence ATGATGATGCACCGTGCTACGATCATCGCGCTGATCTGCTGCCTCGTGGAAGCCGGCGGAGCGCGCGCGCAGCCGTTCGACTACCCGGCGGCGAGGCTGGCCACGACCTGGGCCAACACGGACGCCGCCCTGCCGCACCACGTCGTCTACACCGACGGCTCCGTGGCGCGCGCGGCCCTGCTGCGGCTCAACCCGGCGGGCCTCGGCCCCTCCTACGCCTTCGGCTTCTTCTGCACCGCCAGCCGCCCCCGTGGCGACGGCGCCGCGGCCCCGTGCACGGAGTTCCTGCTCGGCGTCGCCGTCGTGTACTGCAACAGCGGCGCGGGCATGACTTACGTCACGGCCGGCGTCCCGCAGGTCGTCTGGTCGGCAAACCGCGGCAGCCCCGTCCGGGAGGGCGCCACCACGGAGCTCACGCCGGAGGGCGACCTCGTGCTCAGGTCCAGTAACGGCGCGGTCGTCTGGTCTGCCGGCACCAAGGGCCGGTCCGTCGCCGGGGCGCGCATCGGCAGCGACGGCAACCTGGTGCTGTTCGACGGGCGCAACGCCACGGTGTGGCAGTCGTTCGACCACCCCACGAACGCGCTCCTCGTCGGGCAGTCGCTGAAGCACGGCGCTCGGCTCACCGCCAACGTGTCGGCCGCGGACTGGCGCGATGGCCGGCTCTACCTCGCCGTCGGCGATGACGGCCTGAGCGCCTACGTCAACGCCGCGCCGCCTCAGCGCTACTACCAGCTCGGCCTCAGCGAGACCTCACCCGGCGCCTACGCAACGTACACCAATGGCAGCCTCACGGTGTCCGCCCGGCCCGGAGCCCCGCCTCTGGCAGCCATGGAGCTGCCCACCGTCGGCGCCGGCACGGTGCAGTACATGCGGCTGGAGCACGACGGCCACCTCCGGATCTACGAGTGGCGCTCGGGCTGGGCGCCGGTGTTCGACGTGCTGCGCCTCTTCCCGGATGGCGGCTGCGCATTCCCGACAGCGTGCGGCGCGTACGGCGTGTGCACGGCCGACACGCAGTGCAGCTGCCCCGACGCGGCCAACTTCCGGCCGGTGGACTTCCGGAGGCCCAACCGCGGCTGCGTCCCGACCACGCCGCCTCCAACGTCGTGCCGCCCGTCGCGGCGGCCACGCACGCAGCACCGGCTGGTGTCGCTGCCGGGCACGGCCTACTTCAACGACCACGGCACGAGCATGCGCGCCGTGGAGAGGGTAAGCGAGGAGGCGTGCAAGAAGGCGTGCCTGGACGACTGCGCCTGCGCGGCGGCGCAGTTCTACTACGGCCCGGACGCCGGCGACGGGTCATGCTACCTGCAGTCGGAGGTGTTCTCGATGCAGACGGTGCAGCCGGACGTGGTGCACTACAACTCCACCATGCATATCAAGGTGCAGGTCAAGCCTGCCAGGAACTGA